In Xiphophorus maculatus strain JP 163 A chromosome 18, X_maculatus-5.0-male, whole genome shotgun sequence, a single genomic region encodes these proteins:
- the LOC106699826 gene encoding heat shock protein beta-7-like produces the protein MASLTTSSQRSSSSYHSSSRYSTSSSYRSDGSPNGSSDSLDALFEPFMHSANCSSLFRLEEGSAGPDSPPSFSRSSFGNPGGTVTNWKGNGVRCLCDSYCMAADLSQFEPHDIVVMAYNHHVVIHAQKVLDDGSISNTFTHKSLFPEDMDPLSIRGTLSPEGTLWVTVRRTTEASGPEPLGGPTYSSEAHL, from the exons ATGGCATCACTGACAACTTCCAGCCAAAGATCCTCTTCCTCGTATCACTCCTCATCACGTTATAGCACTTCCAGCTCATATCGATCAGATGGATCACCTAATGGATCCTCTGATTCCCTGGATGCTCTTTTTGAGCCTTTTATGCACTCAGCAAATTGCTCTAGTCTTTTCAGACTAGAGGAGGGCTCAGCGGGGCCCGACAGTCCGCCCAGCTTCAGCAGGTCATCCTTTGGAAATCCAG GTGGCACTGTGACGAACTGGAAGGGAAATGGGGTGCGATGTCTCTGTGATTCCTACTGTATGGCAGCTGACCTCAGTCAGTTCGAGCCACACGACATCGTAGTGATGGCCTACAACCACCATGTCGTCATTCACGCACAGAAG GTTCTGGATGATGGGAGCATCAGTAACACCTTCACCCATAAATCCCTGTTCCCAGAGGACATGGATCCCCTGTCAATCAGAGGGACCCTGAGCCCTGAAGGGACCCTGTGGGTGACCGTACGACGGACCACAGAGGCGAGTGGACCAGAGCCACTGGGAGGCCC